In Micropterus dolomieu isolate WLL.071019.BEF.003 ecotype Adirondacks linkage group LG09, ASM2129224v1, whole genome shotgun sequence, the DNA window TTTCCCCTGGAATTATGTTTCTATTGATTTTGAGGGAGGACTAACATGGGAGCACAAGAAAAATCGATAAAGCAGCAGGAGAACAAACAAAGCGACAGAAGTACTCGACTCACTCACCTGGGTTTCACTCTCCACAAAGCTGTACTCCTCTAAAGTTTCAGTCAGTACCCTCAGACAGCGGGACATGTCCCAatacacaaagtacagctgcagagagacacagagagatgaaTACAGGAACATTAGTGATTGCCAAAGCAAAATTATTCAATTTGTTGTTCATTACTGATGTACTAGTCTGGTTCCAAACCACTAAATCACCacccacatttcaaaatgtggcgAGTTTTATAGCAAGAACATTTGTATTGATCACATAAAGCTCTTAACTCCTATATGATTGGTGGAGATGCACTCCAGTACAAGCCATATATAGCATCATCATCCCACTAATACCTTTTATGTTGTATTGCATGTGAAACAGACATATTCTCTGAATTGCTGACAGATCTTAAAGATAAATTTTGTGCTGTTTCTTGTGGCCTACGTGAGCAAACCCATCCACATCTTGTTGCATTGTCCAAagccatcaaactttattttacattatagtGGAGATTCCAAAGTTTCAAAAGATACCAAACATGTTGTAATACATTTAGGGTGAATGTCTATCTGAATGCTTTTTGATGTATGGTGAAGCTATAAATGATGGCATATTGAATTTGAATATTTAGTTTCTACTGTTTTTTAGAATAATTTGAatggtgtgtttttgcattgtcattgttgtgttgttATGCCTGCTGATATATCATTGTTATCATGTTGTGTCATTAACCACATGGTTTTGCTGTTTTGCTGTATCATTCCTCTGTCTAATTGTTTtcgggggcggctgtggctcaggaggtagagcgggttgcccattaatcAGAAGGTAGgacatttgttttattactcTCTTGTCAGATAGTTCTTCTCATCTTGTTGTTTCATCTTTATGTGGTTCTCCCACAACACAAAGAAACGAGACAACTGCAGGAATACCATTACACTAACAGTGTGTATCAGTCTAAACGATATCCAACAACAGTAGATGTGGACTGTACGAAGAGGTTAgtacactgaaaaaaagaacCTCATATTCTCATGGTTTATTTCATAAGAACAACCTGCATGTTTCCAGTGCAGTTCTGCACCCAGTCGGCCACAGCCACCAGCAGCTTGTGTTTCACCATCCTCTCATTCACCTGTATTAACCGAACATCTAAGTTCATGTTGatctgacaaaaaaacagacaaagaaagatAATCAATTATTTCACTTTTAAGATTTGTAGGCTACTTATTACACACTCTGTAAGATTAttaaaatgaacatgaacaGATCCCCTTTACCCCCTTGTTACTGTGGTGGAGGACGAAGATGACAGCAGTGGTGAGGAAGATGGATATCAtgctgacagagagacagaggaccCAGTAGTCAGTGACATCGATGTACAGGTGGAGGGTGGAGAACATGGCGCACCACACCACCACATACAGCACCTggtagagggagagaagaggttGTAAATATTAATCAAATGCATTTATTCAGCTGGCAactgtatatattaatataatattaaagaAACAGTTCTATCAAACTCATGTCTTTCCATTAATTATGGATAAGGAGCCAGTTAGCTTagattagcataaagactgaaaacagcaagCCTGGCTCTTTCTAAATATCACAATTACGCTTACCAGCACCTCTTACACAACTTAACATGTTACTTCTCTTTTGTTTACCAAGGTTACCAAGCAAGCAGACTCCATGACGTCACTGCAACCTGCCGCTGTTCCAGACTAGCTGTGTTCATTTGTTCTTCAAGTGCTATTGCTAAGCCAAGCTAATTGCCTTCTTGCTCCAGCTATGTAGTTGACTCAAAGTTAGTGAAAATGGCAAAAGACAAACTGCTGTATTTTCTAGAGATTCACAGGAAAAAATAGCAGGACACGATAACTGTTGTTTGGCTTGTGATATAACATGAATATTTATGTCATCTTTGAATCCTGGAATTCGAGAAACTTCAGTGTATGCAGCAAAGATCATATGAGCAGACTTACAGAGGCACTTCCacgattttaaataaataagtttacTTATCGTATAGAATACTACCAAGCCTAATAAAACTGTACAATATCTATTAAGGCCTGAGAAAATAACAGAGCCTGCGTTACGAGCACAGGGAACGGAGTTTCAAAGATGTGGATGTTTATCAGACAGGAAGAGTCTAATGACAGAGACTACTAAGTTGAATTATAGAAATTGCAACgttttgggaaaaaaaaatgCTGGATATCTCAAAAAATATCAAAGCATGCTAGAGAAATGAAAGAACAATAGTGAGATTTAAAACTGCTGAGGAATAGAGAGTGAGACATACAGTCAGAGTAAATAGGTGGTTAAGAAGAGCTGGATAATCATACCGGTGCCATAATGAAATGGAAGAGAGCCGAGTTGAAAACCATGTACCTCCTGACTGAGGGCATGTCCAGAGCTGTCTTCAGTGGAGCCTCCAGGTCTCTGACTGGAATCTAACAGGATACAAAATTAATCACATGAACAACATGAATTAAACACAGATTAAGATAAAGATATCTGAATGTTGCAGTGCCACAGTGTGCTGACCTGAAAACCATAATTCTCCAGATTGGATTGGCACAGAGACAGATCAAAGCTGGGGTTTAGCGTTGAACAGCTCGGCATTGCCAGAACACACTGACCtgtgagagagcaagagagagcaaTACGTGACAGAATCATCATTACATAAATGCTGAAAATAGAAGTGTGAACCTGCATTCGTCTGGAACACTTCTTAAGAAGAAAATGGAGGTATAAAATGAGAATTAAAAGCAACACTGCAGCAGTAGTTGGCAGCAGTGAAGGAAAgacaatgaaaaaaagaaagtaaaagcaacacagaaacaaaatcaGGGCAGTCAATTATGAGTAACCTCTCACATCTCACTGACCTAAGATGGGCCAGTCAGCACAAACTCAATCTGTGCAGATAAATACCTACAGAACTTTACTTTGAATCCCAAAGTTTTCATAGATAACAAGAATGTTAGGGAAATGTGTGCAAAATAATGTCTCAGACATTTGTTGGACTGGTGCTTCCATTCTTGCCtagaatttaaatgtttcactcACTGTAAACATTATAAGAGCTGCAGTAAAGCTGAATATTTACATGTGATACTGCCAGGCAGTGTGGGAAAAAACGATTCCTCCAATCTTAAAGCTActtaagaatcagaatcagaattatAAATGGATTTATTaccaagttgtttttacacatacaaggaatttgttttggcgACTAGGtgcacaacaacaataaacataaacctattataataataaaaaggggaaataaggaatttaaattaattaaacaatcTCTCTTTCACGTCTTTACATTGTTCTCTGGCATCTAAAGCATGTGGCCATGACGCTAGGCACCAACATGTGGATAATCCTTCTCTAATGCTGTAGAAGTACCAGTAGGGCTGGTCACgaggaaataaagaaaataggAGCACTGATCtgttatacaaataaattgCAGACAATAAAGATGTCTGAAATGTTTATAAGGCAGCTGTAGCACTGATAAGCTTTAGTGTGACTGGGAATTTAACTGGTGTGTAAATTTAACACTTCATTTTTGTTTCCAAAGCATCTACTGTAAATTTTGAACTGGTGCATGTTTTGCATTTGCACAAGGACAAAAAGAACAGATATATTTCCATGTAAAACATCAGATATCAGTACATCAGATATATGCAAACACCAGTAAAATCATCCTACATAGTGTTGTCATTATATGCATGCAAGTGTTTAAAGCAAGAGTGCTATGCTGTccctaaaatataaaatacaaaaacagaatgCAGCTGCATCATTAAGACAGAAACAGAATCCCATACAGATATTgcctataaatacatttaaatacaaaagaTATGTAGGGTATATGTATTAGTATTAGCAGCAACATTTACAAGAAATTCTGGACTCTGTGCATAGGCATTCTTGATGTTCCCGTCCCCGCATCTGTTGGCCTTCCTCACATGAGGGTCCTATATACTCAGTCCCCCTTTTCACATAGTCCTACGCCCCTGGGTATTAGCACTGGCCTTCACAGATTCATGTTAAAGCAAACTAGAACATGCAAGTTTTCCCAATCCTCTTGTAAATatgacacagagaaacaaataaagaagCAGCTATTACCATTTGACCATTtgggtttgttgttgttggccTGTGGCTGATCTTTGGTTTGTCTGATCTGAACATCCACCTCGCCCTCCTCCATCACATGACCGTGTCCATTCTTGTCCTCCATCATCTCATGGGTAACCACATCCTAAAGAAGAAACAGAGAATCAGCTAACAGCATATGGGAATAGTTTTAGCCTATAAAGCTGCTGACTTGTTAAGAACATGGAAATAAATGTGCTTAACAGGGACATTTTATGATTTCTTGTTAAGAATTTTAGGAAAACCAAAAATTCCCCAAAGCCTTAAGGTCCTAAAAGCTGTGAATTAAACACCCTTGAAACTATAATTTCAAGACAGAACAAAAGAGGATCCAGTCATTTCATGTCTTGCATGCATCAACATTAGAGTCAAAGGAAGGACTGCAACAGATGTCATGATCTAAATCATGTAGGTGCAACTGATCTAAATACTGTAACATTGTGATATCAGTATTCATGTGACTGTGACTGATACAGGAAGCAGACACTAATTATTCAGGATGACCCAACTGTTTTCAACTATTACAGACCCATCCCAATTATTCCTGCATTTCAAAAGTACTTAAAAAGCTTGCCTATCAAAGATTATTCGAACATCCTAATGAgtacaatattatatatatgcaTCAGTATGGGTTTAGAAAttaacatatatacatatatataacatatatggcatgtacacatttttcattgtctAAAAGTACTCCATTTAGTCCTGCATTCATATAACAGATGTTACTTAATTATCATCAAAAcatacttaaagtatcaaaagtaaaaatattattatgcTTCCTTTCAGAGTGTCactataaataatacatttataatgcattgtgtgttgtaatttgtCAATGTGGTTTGTTACCTATTTAGTAATATCAcagcattatattttataagcttCTTTGGAACTTACCCTAAGATAATTgtagtaaaatgtacaatatttccatTAGAAACTATTTGTAACTACAAGTatgaagcagcagaaaatgaaaattcttaAGTAAAAAGTACCTAATAATTGTATTTAAGTGCAGTACCtgaataaatgcatttaaagtAGTTACTTTCCACGACTGGCTTTCGCGGCTGATGGCCTTTACTGCAATGATGCGATGGCATTATTTGCTTGCAGAGGTGGAACATTAAGAGGCTATTACCCTCTTATTGGATAGATTCAGTTTAGACGAGTAGATATGaatgaatttacatttttataagcCTTCAAGGTTGCCACTATTGGTGCTGCATTTGGAGTAAAATGGTTTATCATGGCAGTGTAGCGCAGTCTGTTGAAAGAGGATAAGAGGTATCTTTAGTTGTGGCACTGACTGCACCTCAGCAGGGACCCTCCACAGCACAATTGTGATCCTCTTAACTGCCTAACGTTTGCGAAAGACAAAGTACTTATAGACAAAACTATCTCTCTCTAGGTCTCCATCTCACACTCTCATCTGCCTGCCTGTGACAGCACATTTTTGCACTGAAATGTGAAAACTCGTTGCCACGGTCGTGATGTCAGTTTATCCCCTCAGTCTGACATCTTTCTCTGCCTTCTCTCCACAAGCACAGGCTCTCTGCCTTTATCTACTCTCTCATTTTCGCTTCCTTGCCTATACAGTCACACTCTGACTCTGGCCCAATTTATCATTTCCTGCTTATACTGCAACTGCTGAACGAAAGAAAAACTCAATATAATATTGTTCACACGTGTGCAAGCAGAAGGCTGCGTTGAAACACAGGCAGCATATTCAGCGTTTCACTTCAAGATAGAGGAAACGGAACAGTTGTCTTGAACTTATCAGTAAAACTTATCAGTAAAAACTCGACTCACAATCTGTTATCTTAAAAGTGCATCTCATCGTGCAACGTTTTCATGCCCATGTGTGTTGTGCTGCAAACTGCTAAAGCAAATTTGTTAAaattactttgtgtttatttcttctcCAGGTTGTGTCTATTTCAGGAGCAATTTCTGCAGAAAAATCTATTAACATTTCACAAGATCTTTAAGTTAAACTGTTAATTAAATGTTGAGCAAGGACGCCATAGTTGTAAAAACTCGTCTCCCAAAAGGTTGAAATCTTTTTTGCTATAATAAAAAGTCTTACTGAATGTAAAGGTATAGAAAAGGGGAAGCAATGTCACATGCATTTGTGTGCAAAGGTCCATTTATGTTTCAGCCTGGGAAGCTttgaaaccaaaaccaacataACTCACATAGAAAGTCCACATTTCACATGATCAAACACATCTTACCTGCATTTGAGATCAAAGTCCATCATGTCAACAAAGTCGTAATGATTGTATTCTCTTCTCCTTCCAACTGGATCCCTtgaaagcagcaataaatgtCTTAACTGCGCATACAGACAGTGGCTTACGTTACTTTTACACTGCTGTGTCTCAGCAGAGTTTCTGTTCTAGTTCTgtctcttgctttctctctctctctttctcttttagcgtgtgactcataacagttctgCCTCATGACTACAGGAATGTGGTTTGTGGTTCACAACAGTAGAAAGAAATTCTTATTCACGCAGAAGCTAATTAAGAATTCAAACCTTATTTTGAGATGGGACCTTTGATGCCATTGGGATTTTGCCTCATAGACGAAAGTATGTTGAAtattaaactaacttcaccCTGGTTGTTATGTTACTGCATTTTTAGAGAGGAACCAGTTTGTTTTCATTGGCACCGAGTTGcagcttttttaaaactttaaaacacaTTACTGTAACCCAAAgcacatgaaacaaaaataaagttaaatacagtaaaaagcgaaaaaaaaacaaatggaataaaataaaagctaagAATAGGACCAGACCCTTTAATTCTAATACATACTGAATACACACTGTACAGTGATAGTGCCCATGTGTTATACTGTGCATACCACCACAGGACTGCCTTCTCCATAAAAATCTGGTGATAAAGCATTCTTTGATGATGTGATGCTTGTTTGCCATCATTTGTTGGCATTTTTACAGTAACTTGATAGTGACTGTAGACATTTAAAGACATGGAGTGGATGGGGGGCTCGCTCAAGCACACTGCAACTGTTTTGGCACATGTGGTAAAGAGTAAGTACAACTATACAATTTGCACAATGACCACTTGACCACAACTTATGAGTTGCTTCTCAGTGATATATTGTAATACTCTTCACCACGTTTAAGCCATCACATGCAAAATTATACCTTCAATTTTGACTGTAAAATCGGTCGGACGGATGTGCATATTCCATAAATATCTATGATGAAATGTTTGTGATGTTCTCTAAATTGGCAAGTTACATGCCAGGTGACAGTAATGAAGGAGGAATCACAATCAACTAGCTATTGTTACAGGTTgttctttgtcattttgttttaaattttctgTTTATGACTTTATATGAAGGCTCAAAACTGAATGTTCTGTTGACATTATATGTAAATGTATCTAGGCCTACTACAGTATTGTACAGGATTGATTTATCCCGATTTTTCCCATACCGTGAGAAAAATTTCCTGGCTTGACTGCCATGGGGAAAACAGCATCTGAACATTTTGACCAGTACGGCTCACACAATGACAACTTTACATTTTGGTGGCATTTGCCAATTTACTGACACAGTAACTCGGTTTTGTAGCAGGAATGAAATGTTTTGGGTGAGCTACTACCTTTGGCAGGCATGCAATGGCGTTGTGACATGCCATGAAACTGTTGTGACAATTGCACTTACAGTTTAGAGAATGTTAAGACTGTTTAAAGAAATGAGCCAGAGCAAATGAGAGAAACTGTATGTGGTAACCAATAAAGCACCTGGATGTTCCCCTGTAAACTTTTTGATTTTTGCGTTTAGTTTTGCctttgatagatagatagatagatagacttcACTTTTAGACTGAATCAAAACTGaagactttatttttctttttactgcttcCTTTTattaaatctaatctaaaacttTTAATTACATCTTCACTGCACACAACTTTCCTGTTTTATAcggtttttattttctatttaactttcCTTTAAAttgaaatgtctgttttattttccctatgttgcttttatgttttacataAAGCCCTTTGATTAGCCTTGTTGACATCTGCTATACTAATTAACTTGCCTTGACTTGCTTTGTGTTGTTCTTGGAAACTTTTAACCCCATGTGGATAAAAGTAGTAAGTGTATTTAGCACAATGCTCTTATGGTCAATAAAGAACATGACTAGAAAATTTAATGCATAAATTAGCAACACTTAATATTAGTATAGATTGCATTTGTCTGCTTACAGTATTAATCAATGCCTACATTTAAGCAACGTGGAAATCATCTTCTTCCCCAGCTTCTCCAATGTTCACATTTACAATTTTTCTCAATCGATTTGGCACATTTactaaaacaaaattacaattgTCAAGTAAAATCGCAGTACGTGGTACATTGAGCACACCACTCTATGTGACCTGCAAAAGGTGattattcaataaaaaaaataacttgtgtttcaaatgtaaataaatccatCAATGAATAAATCATTGTAATCAGAACAAAAGGTTCCTTTATCATTGCTTAGACCAATACATTCAAAATGCAGACATCTTGTCAATTGACAGTGTACCCACAATGGTCCAATTGCATTTAGACAGCTAAATAGTATTCATTTAAGCCACGGCACACACTATACtgtcaacaaaacatttatttctcatTGCAGGCCTATGTACACACCAGCCAACCACAAATAACATAAAGAAAGCttgtacagaaaaaaagatataCAACACCATAATTATCACGAACTACTGTAAAATGTGTTcaagaataaagaaaatatgcTGCAAATTTATCAACCTCATGGGTCATCCAATCTCTCCTCACTGTCTGGCCACAATATTTCATCGACGTCACACCTGATATCCTCCCGTGCAATGCAACGAGTGAAAAATCTTTTGGCATGACACAGCCACCCCCTACAACAATCTGCTGTGATGTCCTCACAACCAACATCCATTGCACCCAACAAGGACAACTGGTCGTGAGGACGGTGATCATATACTTTCCATCTCCATTCTGAAAAGAACTCCTCAATGGGATTTATGAATAGGGAGTATGATGGGAGAAACTACATCCAAAAACATGGGTGGGCAACAAACGATTCCCTAACTGTATGAAAGCTTATGGTGTCCCAAACTTTAACATAAGTTGGCAAGACATTTGTTACAAACCCCCTCTCATTCTCAGGAATAAGATCCCTGTAAAGAGTTTCCAGGAAATTGAGGAGATGTTGTGTGTTATAGGACCCAATGCTGAGAATGTGGCTGAGTACACCATGCTCACATATGGCAGCACACATTGTAATGTTCCCTCCAGGCTGACCTGGCACATCTACAGTTGCTCAGTGACCAATAATATTACGGCCACGTCTCCTTACAAATGGCAACCTCTTGTTGAGCAGTGAAAACTGATCCTCTGCCACCACCATGGGGCAGATGTTTAATCCTAGACAGAAAATACAGCACAGTAAAGTCAATGTATTCTACATACATTCTGAGACATGCATTGGCTAATACTGGCGCACCAGTGTAAAGGCATATTGCAGTATGATATTTGATTTCATACCCGTTTTCTCTCCTGAATGGCTGGACTATTGATGACACTGTGGCCCTGCCCAGATTAGGCTGTACTCTCCGACCAGCATCTGTCATACTTAGGCCATGGTTGATTACGTGGTTTATATTTGTTGCCTGTATCTCATTTGAGATTTCTCTGTGTCTTTGCCTTTCTCTGGCTCTTCCTTGTTCTTCCTGCTCCTTCCTCCTGGATGGGCAGGCTCTGACCCCTGTCTCATGCATGCTCAATATTCCACAGCTGTAACACTCAGTCTTACCTGTACAGTATaaatgtgtttgagaactgaTTGGTTATGAGTTTCACCTGTCAGCTAAACTGGACAGCAGTTGTGTTCGATTACTCTAAATTGTGAGGAAATTGAATTGTTTCCTATGTAGCCTAAGTCTATACATCTGACAATGTTTAGAACAGTATCACATAACAATTATGTGTAGAATATATGTGTGACAGGTTATTGTGATTGTTGGTCACTCTATTTAGCATGTAGGGATTTACACAATGATCACATGTATAATTGCATTTGAGAGAAGTATAATTCAATGGCAGCTACTATTTTGATCTGCAAGGCTTACTCAATGCATTTTTTGCAAACGCAATTATAAATGACTATAGTAATGTGAACAACTCACCATATATGTTCATATAAATAGCCATATAGTTTGACAAAGTTAGTTATTTGACGATTGTGCCAAAGCGATTGAGAAAAACTATAATAATGATGCATACATAAGATGCGAACATTTTACCATATGATATATTATTTAGTTTAAGTTATGtacattaattgtttttttattgaaatgtaacAACAACCATTTAAACATCATTCAACAGCTACAAAGGGTACATTACAGTCATGTGCATACAAACATCATTCCAATCATGTAAAATAACCAATATAACAAATTCTAACGAATTTAAAAAGATGATTagaaaattagaaaataaattacaagcAGCTAAATAAATCACAATTGTTCAGGAGACTCCTCAAACAACTCTTGTTTTGTCAAATCAAAATAAGTTTTCATTTGTCATAAAAAACGTGTATAAAAACAGCCTAAGTGGTGATTGAAATCAAATCttgaaattaatataaaatgaaataatataaaaggACAACAAGTAGAAAAAAGTAAGCAAGGAA includes these proteins:
- the LOC123976973 gene encoding transmembrane protein 268, with translation MQDVVTHEMMEDKNGHGHVMEEGEVDVQIRQTKDQPQANNNKPKWSNGQCVLAMPSCSTLNPSFDLSLCQSNLENYGFQIPVRDLEAPLKTALDMPSVRRYMVFNSALFHFIMAPVLYVVVWCAMFSTLHLYIDVTDYWVLCLSVSMISIFLTTAVIFVLHHSNKGINMNLDVRLIQVNERMVKHKLLVAVADWVQNCTGNMQLYFVYWDMSRCLRVLTETLEEYSFVESETQNKLKRKMSHLTLVTEVSAVDPEVGESDMEESSDEQRPLLRDNETGCSTSSSQREDAKVTTNYSLIPDASLPAQAKAYQLLITYSAAYVKLLVSQRLSGPSHDRLRPRRNHCTTAPLCLCQYIKKKLDL